The following nucleotide sequence is from Sediminispirochaeta bajacaliforniensis DSM 16054.
TAGAAGTGCCTGATAATCGTATGGCTCCTCTTTTTTATAGTGGTGATATTGTTATCTATGAATCAACTGGTTGTTATGGGGCAGGTATTCATATAATAAAACTGAATGGCAAGGTTGTTATTCGTCGTTTAGTAAGAGAAGATTCCCAATATATGGCATATTGCGAATTAAGTAAAATAAAACCAGAACCAGTTCAAATCTATGATGTAGTAGGACTTGTTCGTGCTGTTATCCGCAGAGTCTGGGATCAGGAACCAATGATTGTCAAACAAGAAAATCAGTACGTTGAAAATGATAGTCAACCTATACAGAAAAAGGAGATTGGATAATAGACTTCCCGGGATGCAAGGGAGGGGAGAAAATAACTTAAGAGAGGAAAAAATGAAAAAAATGGTTATGGCAGTTTTGTTTTTCTTGTTGGTGGGAACGCTTCTTTCCTCTGATGAACTTAGCGGAAAAACCCTCTATCGAATTGAACATATGGAGGTTTTAAGAGACGGACGGCTATATGGTTTTTTAGTTGGGAAATACACCTTCAATGATGACGGAACATATAAATTAGAAAAAATAATTAATTTTGATGAAAAACCAAAATCTTATACAGTTGTTCAGTATTCTCTTTCGGAAAAGGGGTTTTACACAGAGCTCAATGATGAAGAAAATGCAGTACTTATTAAGATGGATAATAATGCGTATCTATTATCACAACCTGGAGGCGACATCGAATTTGCTATATATGATGATCTAAGTTGGTTAGTCTCTGAAGATATTGCAAGAACAATAGTGCTTGATAATCCTGAACGGCCTACCTATGAGGGGCATTAGCACTTCCGAAGATACCAAATAAAAAAGGAATAAGGCTGAAACTGTGTACAGCCTTATTCCAAGATGGTGCAAGCTCGCGTCCGCTTGCGGGACATCCAGGCATCGTATGGCTACGTCATTGCCATAACAGTATCAAAGACATTCCCGAAAGCTTGCTAACAATGGTTAAAAGCGTTATCTTAAAAGAAAGCAGGCGCTGATCAGAGGTGTAACGGTATGACTGGTAACGGTTATATGTCTGGTTGACAGCGACCTGCTATTTTATTTTTTGCAATGCGCTGATTCTGCTGTACTCATCAATACCAATTTTATAGGCGCTTCTGAGCGATGCAGCTGTTAGAACAGTTCCGTGAGAACTTTTTCTATATTGGGCTTGGACGGCAATCTTTACAAAGTGTTCAGCATCCTGTTCATAGACGTATAACAGAGATTTACCGTCTGGGTCAAAATAGACAGAGGCATCCAATAGATAATCAATAATTCTTGACCATTCCAGATTACTTAATGCATCGGCCGCTTTTGCATGTCTGGCCCCCTTGGGCCCATTAATAAGACCGGCACGCATATTAATAATAGAGGTTTCTCCTACGTTAATATTTTTATGTTGCTTCATCCACTTTGCTATTGTCCTATCAATAAACCCAACCGGTGACAGATAATCACCTTTAATGGAACCGGCGGCGGCCCGTGAAACAAAACTATTATGGGCCTCCTGAAAGACGGTATTGTGCACCAGTGACCGGGCTATTTCCTCAAATTGTGCAGGGAATTTCTGTGATCCTTTTTTCAGAGCCTCTTCAAATACCGGTGCAACGCGGCCGGTCAATCCTTGATTCCAGTTGAATCCTGGAGTAATCCCTTTGGGGATGTGTTCGATAATTCCCTTCCGCTCATTGTAATACTGTTTAGATACGGTTTTCGGAGCCGTGGTTTTTACCGGCAGAGTGCCTCCCCCGGTACCGTCCGCCCGTGGCGGAATCGTTATCCCTTCGCGTTCATACCGTTCTTTACGGGCTTTTGAAACCGCCGTGATATAACACTTACAGCCATATCCGTTAGGCGGTAAATGGCTATTCCACCACGGATCGTCCTTCGGAAGAATCAATCCTTCCCAGGCCTCATGCTGTTCCCGATGGGTATGGCTTGGTCCCAGCCGATACATTAGATATGGGTGTGCGGGGCTGTCCATGGCCCTGTCGTAGGTTCCCTTTTGGTATGCACTCCGGAGGTTTGTGCTGTATATGGTACGTAACCGACGGTCACTCCCAAGCTGGGCATGTACCTCCCGTCCTGTTACGGGGTCTGTCATTGTTTTTTTGCCCCACCAGCCTTTTCCCTGCAGAGTCGGAGCCAGATTCTTTTTGAACGAATCAAAGGTTTCTCCGTTCTTGATCGCCTGTTCCACTGCGCCCTTTATATCCGCCAAGACATCCGTCTGCATGGCTTTTGCTACGGTAAAAGCTGTGGCATGTTCTTCATTCCAGACATCCTTGTAGCTAAATGCCGGGGTAAGGTTTTTGCGTTTTATGTAATCAAGAGCCTGCTTTGGCACCATGTTCGGGGAACTCATCCATCATCCTCACCATCAAATTCAGAATCTCCGGTGGCGCGGGAGTTAAAAAATGCGATGGCCATCAATTCAGCAATTTTGTCCGGTTTCCATTCGGTCACCAGTTTTTCCAGTTCTATCCGAAAGCTTTTAAAGTCGGTTGCTTTATTCGATGCCTCCTCTATGATGGAGGCTATTTCATCGGATATTTCGATAAAATCACTTTTAGTAGCTTCATCAACAAGTTCTTCTTCTGTGGCCGAGGCCTTGCTCATTGCAACGCTCTGGGTATTTAACGCAGTCCTATGGTCCCGCGGCCATGCCGAATTCAAACCTCCGGGAGAAAGCAATGTAGATTGAGACTCAAGAACTTCATCATTTTCGTCAGGAACGGACAAGCTCAATAGGCTGAGCATTTCATCTTTTTTTACCCGTAGTCCCAAGGGTACAAGCTTGTTTACTGAATTAACAATGAGCTCAACATTCTTTTCTTCAACGTATTTGAGTCTGAGACGCGGATAGACTTCCTGATCTCCAAAATTTAATTTTACATACGGGATTACCAGGTCGCGGTTCAGAGTTTGTTCCAGCTGAGCAGCATCAGCCCTGAGAATATCCTGACGCACCTCTTCCTGGGATGTTTCATTTCCCAGTTTTCCTGGCGTTCCTTCCGTGCTTGCTGTCTGGCCGAGTACTAACTTGGAAAACTGTTTATCCACCCACTCGGCGTATTTCTCGTACACATCTGCATTGGTCCCTGTATTCTTTGCTTCGACGATATCAATAAGCATCGATTCAGGGATAACCGCACCTACGTCCGTTCCGATAGAGGCAACGGCCCGCCGCAGAGTTTTGATATCTTCTTTCGTCGCTTTCTTCCCGTATTTCCCCAGCCTTACAGGATAGCCGAAACGGTCAACAAAGGCTGCCCAGCTCGTTACATCATAGTGTTTAATCAACCAATAAAACAAAGCGGAAAAGGAGAGCCCACCGGTAATCTGTTTTCCGGCAAGCAGGTTCGGTTCATGGATAATGAAATGATATGGTTTCAGTTCAATCAGATCAGATCCATAGGCTCCTCTGAGTTTTAATATGCCCGTTTCCCTCTCATATGCAAACCAGCGGGGATCACGAAATCGGAACTCTGCGGGTTTCCATACTGAACCACTGGTATCCCACATAGTTTCGTTGGCAGAAAATCCCTTTCCCAAGGCATCGAGAGCGTTTTTCTTTAGATCCATAATATCAGGGTGTTTTTGTATATCCCTGGTAACAGCCTCGGCAATTTTTAGCTCCTGATCAGCATCTCCTGCCGGTTCCACATATAAGGGTAATCCCTCAACCGCATGTTTTCGTGTGGATAAGACAGATCGATAATGTAAGTCCCGTTCCTCAAGCTCTTGCGCCAATTCCAAATATTCGGCTGGACAGTCACCATTCCTGACAGCATTAAGAATCGAACCAAGGCGATCAGGAGTAAGGCCCGCTACAAGGCCACCACTCCAGATCGATCGATTAGAATTATGTATAACATAGGCCTGTTCGGTCCTTAGATCTTTTTCACTTGGCTTTTTCAATCGGTTGATCAATCGTCCCATGGATCTCGCACCCCCGTTCGGAAAATATTCTCTGCCGGTACTGCATCATAATCGTATGGTTGATATCC
It contains:
- a CDS encoding phage head morphogenesis protein, translating into MSSPNMVPKQALDYIKRKNLTPAFSYKDVWNEEHATAFTVAKAMQTDVLADIKGAVEQAIKNGETFDSFKKNLAPTLQGKGWWGKKTMTDPVTGREVHAQLGSDRRLRTIYSTNLRSAYQKGTYDRAMDSPAHPYLMYRLGPSHTHREQHEAWEGLILPKDDPWWNSHLPPNGYGCKCYITAVSKARKERYEREGITIPPRADGTGGGTLPVKTTAPKTVSKQYYNERKGIIEHIPKGITPGFNWNQGLTGRVAPVFEEALKKGSQKFPAQFEEIARSLVHNTVFQEAHNSFVSRAAAGSIKGDYLSPVGFIDRTIAKWMKQHKNINVGETSIINMRAGLINGPKGARHAKAADALSNLEWSRIIDYLLDASVYFDPDGKSLLYVYEQDAEHFVKIAVQAQYRKSSHGTVLTAASLRSAYKIGIDEYSRISALQKIK
- a CDS encoding DUF935 domain-containing protein, with protein sequence MGRLINRLKKPSEKDLRTEQAYVIHNSNRSIWSGGLVAGLTPDRLGSILNAVRNGDCPAEYLELAQELEERDLHYRSVLSTRKHAVEGLPLYVEPAGDADQELKIAEAVTRDIQKHPDIMDLKKNALDALGKGFSANETMWDTSGSVWKPAEFRFRDPRWFAYERETGILKLRGAYGSDLIELKPYHFIIHEPNLLAGKQITGGLSFSALFYWLIKHYDVTSWAAFVDRFGYPVRLGKYGKKATKEDIKTLRRAVASIGTDVGAVIPESMLIDIVEAKNTGTNADVYEKYAEWVDKQFSKLVLGQTASTEGTPGKLGNETSQEEVRQDILRADAAQLEQTLNRDLVIPYVKLNFGDQEVYPRLRLKYVEEKNVELIVNSVNKLVPLGLRVKKDEMLSLLSLSVPDENDEVLESQSTLLSPGGLNSAWPRDHRTALNTQSVAMSKASATEEELVDEATKSDFIEISDEIASIIEEASNKATDFKSFRIELEKLVTEWKPDKIAELMAIAFFNSRATGDSEFDGEDDG